In Massilia violaceinigra, one DNA window encodes the following:
- a CDS encoding ligand-binding sensor domain-containing diguanylate cyclase, protein MDTSRCSPSLARRAWRCCVLLWLACLALSGPAVALDPDKAFHHFVRTSWSIQNGLPQISVQAVTQDQQGYIWVATQNGLARFDGVRFTTYSPENQPGLAGVWIRSLMADSAGRVWIGTYKGLTLYENGVFRIIPAADTAQFPMLDIYAVAEDQGRLVVATTSGVFDYEGGKLVHRSGSPAPATALLKSADGIWIGGTGGMFHSRGKHTELIALPAGLRHGVVTRLAEAQGKIWAGTSVGLFARAGGVLEAAGTEPVLQNSPTTMLYQDSDRNLWVASNAGMARIRNGKTTEVIPDKNPAAFKGVLAAFEDRERNLWLGSQWQGLVRLWNGSTRRLAAAEGLTEPIVWSLARAPDGRTWVGTSDGLSVFSDGRFRHVLSGSQLPHPHAYNLLADADRIWIGTRRGLALWRDGKVETPPLFAPMSAAQINGIVRDRTGVLWFPTSEGVFRLAGATLTKYGKDQGLRDVRARQVRELKDGRLLVTTQDGLYELRAERMVQIGLDSGLPSGMDITAITELKDGALALGTLTEEIYLFNGRRWHKFGSAEGFPANAPFFLTEDAAGYLWSAGLRGILRAPLADMRRVQDGQTKTAFGEMILNERGDRRSGEQGFCCNGAGNSKGFMDPAGTLWLPSRDGVVTLDTMGMTKNMTAPTAVIERVRVLDTWRDVRQGQGGALRMREDARDLAFEFTALSFQDPASVVLRYRLHGYDKDWRELQAGAPRSVNYTNLPPGSYTFEVKASNNADVWNKLPARLDFIIAPHFYETSWFYGLLLACLGGTVYGGFRLQRHSHDKQRAALEQQVAERTEQLHVANRALELASQTDPLTGLHNRRYLSNQIPADLAFYERENKRTGSSDNTLLFALVDIDHFKRINDTYGHKAGDRVLQQVSDVLRAQVRVGDYIVRWGGEEFLLVCRPSTRQFVPVLGERIRRAVASHVFDLGDGIQVSLTCSVGLAESGLYLDDSKGVSWEHLVELADAALYWVKANGRNGWSALRPKPDADNGELIEKLHLGAQAMLDTGRATLISSGDQLTPAHAALAESNDPA, encoded by the coding sequence ATGGACACTTCGCGGTGCTCCCCAAGCCTGGCGCGGCGCGCGTGGCGCTGCTGCGTACTGCTCTGGCTGGCCTGTCTTGCCCTGAGCGGACCGGCCGTGGCGCTCGATCCCGACAAAGCCTTCCACCATTTCGTGCGCACCAGCTGGTCGATCCAGAACGGCTTGCCGCAGATCAGTGTGCAAGCCGTCACCCAGGATCAGCAGGGCTACATCTGGGTTGCTACCCAGAACGGCCTGGCGCGCTTCGACGGCGTGCGCTTCACCACCTATTCGCCGGAGAACCAGCCAGGCTTGGCCGGCGTATGGATCCGCAGCCTGATGGCCGACAGCGCCGGGCGCGTCTGGATCGGCACCTACAAGGGCCTGACGCTCTACGAAAACGGCGTGTTCCGCATCATCCCCGCAGCCGATACCGCCCAGTTCCCCATGCTCGACATCTACGCCGTGGCTGAAGACCAGGGCCGGCTGGTGGTGGCCACCACCAGCGGCGTGTTCGACTACGAGGGCGGCAAGCTGGTGCATCGTTCCGGCAGCCCGGCGCCGGCCACCGCCCTGCTCAAGAGCGCCGACGGCATCTGGATCGGCGGCACCGGCGGCATGTTCCACAGCAGAGGCAAACACACCGAACTGATTGCGCTGCCGGCGGGCCTGCGCCATGGCGTGGTCACGCGGCTGGCCGAGGCGCAAGGCAAAATCTGGGCCGGCACCAGTGTCGGCCTGTTTGCGCGCGCCGGCGGCGTGCTGGAAGCGGCGGGCACCGAGCCCGTCTTGCAAAACTCGCCGACCACTATGCTATACCAGGACAGCGACCGCAACCTGTGGGTTGCCAGCAACGCCGGCATGGCGCGCATCCGCAACGGCAAGACCACCGAGGTCATCCCCGACAAGAACCCGGCCGCCTTCAAGGGGGTCCTGGCCGCCTTTGAAGACCGCGAGCGCAACCTGTGGCTGGGCAGCCAGTGGCAGGGCCTGGTGCGCCTGTGGAACGGCTCGACCCGGCGCCTGGCCGCGGCGGAAGGCTTGACCGAACCGATCGTGTGGTCGCTGGCGCGCGCGCCGGACGGGCGCACCTGGGTCGGCACCAGCGATGGCTTGAGCGTGTTCAGCGACGGGCGCTTCCGCCATGTGCTGTCGGGCAGCCAGCTGCCGCATCCGCATGCCTACAACCTGCTGGCCGACGCCGACCGCATCTGGATCGGCACGCGGCGCGGGCTGGCGCTGTGGCGCGACGGCAAAGTCGAGACGCCCCCCCTGTTCGCGCCGATGTCCGCGGCGCAGATCAACGGCATCGTGCGCGACCGCACCGGCGTGCTCTGGTTTCCGACCAGCGAGGGCGTTTTCCGGCTGGCCGGCGCCACGCTGACCAAATACGGCAAGGACCAGGGCCTGCGCGACGTGCGCGCGCGCCAGGTGCGCGAACTCAAGGACGGGCGCCTGCTGGTGACCACCCAGGACGGCTTGTACGAACTGCGCGCGGAGCGCATGGTGCAGATAGGCCTGGACAGCGGCTTGCCGTCCGGGATGGACATTACCGCCATCACCGAGCTGAAAGACGGCGCGCTGGCACTCGGTACGCTGACGGAGGAAATCTACCTGTTCAACGGCCGCCGCTGGCACAAGTTCGGCAGCGCCGAGGGGTTTCCGGCGAATGCGCCGTTCTTCCTCACGGAGGATGCGGCCGGCTATCTGTGGTCGGCCGGCCTGCGCGGCATCCTGCGCGCCCCGCTGGCCGACATGCGCCGGGTCCAGGACGGCCAGACCAAAACCGCCTTTGGCGAAATGATCCTCAACGAGCGCGGCGACCGGCGCAGCGGCGAACAGGGATTCTGCTGCAACGGCGCCGGCAATTCCAAGGGCTTCATGGACCCGGCGGGCACGCTGTGGCTGCCCAGCCGCGATGGCGTGGTCACGCTCGATACCATGGGCATGACCAAGAACATGACGGCGCCGACGGCGGTGATCGAACGCGTGCGCGTGCTCGATACCTGGCGCGACGTCCGCCAGGGCCAGGGCGGCGCCCTGCGCATGCGCGAAGATGCGCGCGACCTGGCATTCGAATTCACCGCGCTGAGCTTCCAGGACCCGGCCAGCGTTGTGCTGCGCTACCGCCTGCACGGCTACGACAAGGACTGGCGCGAACTGCAGGCGGGGGCACCGCGCTCGGTCAACTACACCAACCTGCCGCCCGGCTCCTATACGTTCGAGGTCAAGGCCAGCAACAACGCCGACGTCTGGAACAAGCTGCCGGCGCGCCTGGACTTCATCATCGCGCCGCATTTCTACGAGACCAGCTGGTTTTACGGACTGCTGCTGGCCTGCCTGGGCGGCACCGTGTACGGGGGCTTTCGCCTGCAGCGCCATTCGCATGACAAGCAGCGCGCGGCACTGGAGCAGCAGGTGGCCGAACGCACCGAGCAACTGCACGTGGCCAACCGCGCGCTCGAACTGGCCAGCCAGACCGACCCGCTCACGGGGCTGCACAACCGGCGCTATCTGAGCAACCAGATCCCGGCCGACCTGGCGTTCTACGAACGCGAAAACAAGCGCACCGGATCGAGCGACAACACGCTGCTGTTCGCGCTGGTCGACATCGACCATTTCAAGCGCATCAACGACACGTATGGACACAAGGCGGGCGACCGCGTGCTGCAGCAGGTCTCGGACGTGCTGCGCGCCCAGGTGCGGGTGGGCGACTACATCGTGCGCTGGGGCGGCGAAGAATTCCTGCTGGTATGCCGGCCCAGCACGCGCCAGTTCGTGCCGGTGCTGGGCGAGCGTATCCGGCGCGCGGTCGCCAGCCACGTCTTCGACCTGGGCGACGGCATTCAGGTATCGCTCACCTGTTCGGTGGGGCTGGCCGAGAGCGGCCTGTATCTGGACGACAGCAAGGGCGTCAGCTGGGAACACCTGGTGGAACTGGCCGACGCCGCGCTGTACTGGGTCAAGGCGAATGGCCGCAACGGCTGGAGCGCACTGCGGCCCAAGCCCGATGCCGACAACGGCGAGCTGATCGAAAAGCTGCACCTGGGCGCGCAGGCGATGTTAGACACCGGCCGCGCGACCCTGATCAGTTCAGGCGACCAGCTCACGCCGGCGCACGCCGCGCTGGCCGAGTCGAACGACCCGGCGTGA
- a CDS encoding MBL fold metallo-hydrolase, translated as MRNATAKISVAGKTFLVDPFLAKKGTYPGFAGTFNSQLRNPLVELPMPAQAIMKGVDAVIVSHTHLDHWDGGAHQFIPKAMPLFVQHEADAKLIRGQGFTNVRILGEDTVFEGVRLTKAGGKHGTDEMYAKAPLAEALGEAMGIVFHAPGAKTVYVVGDTVWRAEVDRTLEKFKPEIIIVNAGDARMVGYSGSIIMGKDDVLHAYQLMPNATIIATHMDAINHMTLSRKELREHVKQHGIGDRVRIPADGDILKF; from the coding sequence ATCCGTAATGCCACCGCGAAGATCAGCGTTGCCGGCAAGACCTTCCTGGTCGACCCGTTCCTGGCAAAGAAGGGCACCTACCCCGGCTTTGCGGGAACGTTCAACAGCCAGCTGCGCAACCCGCTGGTCGAACTGCCGATGCCGGCGCAAGCGATCATGAAGGGCGTCGACGCGGTGATCGTCAGTCACACTCACCTCGACCATTGGGATGGCGGCGCTCACCAGTTCATTCCTAAAGCGATGCCGCTCTTCGTACAGCATGAAGCCGATGCGAAACTGATTCGCGGACAGGGCTTCACCAATGTCCGCATCCTCGGAGAGGACACCGTGTTCGAAGGCGTGCGGTTGACCAAGGCCGGCGGCAAGCACGGCACCGACGAGATGTACGCCAAGGCACCGTTGGCCGAGGCGCTCGGCGAGGCGATGGGGATTGTGTTCCACGCGCCTGGCGCGAAAACCGTCTACGTCGTCGGTGACACCGTATGGCGTGCCGAGGTTGACCGGACCCTGGAAAAATTCAAGCCCGAGATCATCATCGTCAATGCCGGCGACGCCCGCATGGTCGGCTACAGCGGGTCCATCATCATGGGCAAGGACGATGTGCTTCACGCCTACCAGCTCATGCCGAACGCGACCATTATTGCCACGCATATGGATGCCATCAACCACATGACGCTGAGCCGGAAAGAACTCAGGGAGCATGTCAAGCAACACGGCATCGGGGACCGCGTGCGCATTCCGGCCGATGGCGACATCCTGAAGTTCTGA
- a CDS encoding GlxA family transcriptional regulator — MTTKTPVVALIAYPNFSPFHFAVPYLVFNAELPEGRLFDLKIVSAGARPLTAERALTLHPDGGLELTEAADILVVPGWDDLNAHPEPDLVAAMARAHARGAHVVGLCYGAYALAYAGLLDGKRASTHWMAEKDFSARFPRVQLDMNALYVDEDRLITSAGTGAGLDCCLYIVREYYGPKIANKVARTMVIPPHREGGQAQFIEQPMAVSTQDAQVNRLLDYLREHLGQPHSIDQLAARTSMSRRTFTRHFSKATGMTLVDWLVNERLQRSRDLLETTSLSVEKISDLAGFQTAISLRQHFKKRFQVSPRDWRRTFGQKTAAEPH; from the coding sequence ATGACCACCAAAACGCCCGTCGTCGCCCTGATCGCCTATCCCAACTTCAGCCCGTTCCACTTCGCCGTGCCTTATCTGGTATTTAACGCGGAGTTGCCTGAAGGACGGCTGTTCGACCTGAAGATCGTCTCTGCGGGCGCCCGGCCGTTAACCGCCGAACGCGCACTGACCCTGCATCCGGATGGCGGACTGGAGCTGACGGAAGCAGCCGATATCCTGGTGGTTCCCGGCTGGGACGACTTGAACGCGCATCCGGAACCGGATCTGGTTGCGGCAATGGCGCGCGCCCATGCGAGAGGCGCGCATGTGGTCGGCCTTTGCTACGGTGCGTATGCACTCGCTTATGCTGGGTTGCTCGACGGCAAACGCGCCTCGACGCATTGGATGGCAGAGAAGGATTTCAGCGCCCGTTTTCCGCGCGTGCAGCTTGACATGAATGCCCTGTATGTCGACGAGGACAGGCTGATCACCTCCGCAGGCACTGGCGCCGGGCTCGACTGTTGCCTGTATATCGTGCGCGAATACTACGGTCCTAAAATAGCCAATAAAGTCGCCAGGACGATGGTGATCCCGCCCCACCGCGAGGGTGGGCAAGCGCAGTTCATCGAGCAACCCATGGCGGTATCGACCCAGGATGCGCAAGTCAATCGGCTTCTCGATTATTTGCGCGAACACCTCGGCCAGCCGCATAGTATCGATCAATTGGCGGCACGAACGTCGATGAGCCGGCGCACCTTCACGCGTCACTTCAGCAAGGCCACCGGCATGACCTTGGTCGACTGGCTGGTGAACGAACGCTTGCAGCGAAGTCGCGACCTGCTGGAGACGACCTCGCTGTCAGTCGAGAAAATCTCGGATCTTGCGGGGTTTCAGACGGCTATCTC